A section of the Cuniculiplasma divulgatum genome encodes:
- a CDS encoding oligosaccharide flippase family protein gives MFAQRSPVLIIQNVLSAILGFVGLFFILRYIGTTDWGFVAFGIGFVGIFSLIGDLGYSTAHTIKISAGEDIATCNGTYLTIKVVLGLLFVVLVVAALEFWTLVLHRGFQSPIEYWIILALIPYFFFQNLTAFPNAYFRATLKSVRTSIPPLVEAVFRNSVFIFLALIVKYSGSGGYMDALYLSSTYSVSYSIYFIVGLMLGRPWKISRPTRTMFRAYTFIALPLMLVTSVGTISGNIDKVVIQLFWHADATGAFYTSQTIAAIITTLSGSMSTFFVPLLIKYQKFHGKSVHNQSIHEFERLISLYTLPLVVPLSILSLYVMNIFTAGYIEFSLMLSLLSWRAYFSAINTPYSSSIVSRSRTMTIAKIDTTLVFLNIFLILILVPPKIFNISFFSLGAYGAAYAMLVGGIISAVVYRIVVIKMEGIKANYGIFRQVLPAGVQAGFLFWIQTIIVPKDILVLIPVTLASIIIYFIVAILMKETTLDEIRRIIYNFSPFAVKKRFEEEDTDTDEKIMGS, from the coding sequence GTGTTCGCCCAGAGATCTCCAGTCCTGATCATCCAGAATGTCCTCAGTGCCATCCTGGGTTTCGTAGGCTTATTCTTCATATTGCGTTATATTGGTACCACAGACTGGGGATTTGTAGCCTTCGGTATTGGATTTGTGGGGATATTTTCACTGATCGGAGATCTGGGGTATTCCACAGCACACACAATAAAGATATCCGCTGGCGAGGACATAGCAACGTGCAACGGCACATACCTCACTATCAAGGTTGTCCTCGGTCTTTTATTCGTGGTACTTGTGGTGGCAGCACTTGAGTTCTGGACTCTTGTTCTCCACAGGGGGTTCCAGTCTCCAATAGAGTACTGGATCATACTTGCCCTCATACCGTACTTCTTTTTCCAGAATCTCACTGCGTTTCCAAATGCTTATTTCAGGGCAACCCTGAAATCTGTAAGGACGTCAATTCCTCCTCTGGTGGAAGCTGTATTCAGAAACTCCGTTTTCATTTTTCTGGCCCTTATAGTGAAATATTCAGGTAGCGGCGGATACATGGATGCACTTTACCTGTCATCAACATACAGTGTTTCGTATTCCATATACTTCATAGTTGGTCTTATGCTGGGCAGGCCATGGAAGATTTCAAGGCCAACAAGAACAATGTTCAGGGCTTATACATTCATTGCACTTCCACTGATGCTGGTCACTTCAGTGGGAACAATCAGCGGCAATATTGATAAAGTTGTAATCCAGCTGTTCTGGCATGCTGATGCCACAGGGGCATTCTATACAAGCCAGACAATTGCAGCAATAATCACAACCCTTAGCGGTTCAATGTCCACATTCTTCGTTCCTCTGCTGATCAAATACCAGAAATTTCATGGCAAGAGTGTCCACAACCAGTCCATACATGAATTTGAGAGGCTCATTTCACTTTATACCCTCCCGCTTGTGGTACCACTCTCTATCCTTTCGCTGTACGTAATGAATATATTCACTGCCGGCTACATTGAATTCAGCCTGATGCTATCTCTGCTTTCCTGGCGGGCATATTTCAGTGCAATAAACACCCCATACAGTTCTTCAATTGTAAGCAGGTCAAGAACCATGACCATTGCTAAGATTGATACTACTCTTGTGTTCCTGAATATATTCCTTATCCTGATACTTGTGCCACCCAAGATATTCAATATATCGTTCTTTTCGCTGGGTGCCTATGGTGCCGCTTATGCTATGCTTGTGGGAGGCATAATCTCAGCAGTTGTGTACCGGATTGTTGTAATAAAGATGGAAGGAATTAAGGCAAACTACGGTATATTTCGTCAGGTATTGCCAGCTGGAGTTCAGGCGGGCTTTCTTTTCTGGATTCAGACTATTATTGTGCCAAAGGACATTCTTGTGCTGATTCCGGTAACACTTGCTTCCATTATCATATACTTCATTGTTGCTATACTGATGAAGGAAACGACCCTGGATGAAATCAGGAGAATTATTTACAATTTCAGTCCTTTTGCTGTGAAAAAGAGATTCGAAGAAGAAGATACAGATACTGATGAAAAGATAATGGGCAGTTAA
- a CDS encoding MarR family transcriptional regulator has translation MDEERKQSSLELWRLITSINKTWSRQVEKRLSDNGLSIMEFRILKTLNNQGPQPMIRLAEANMITQGWVTNIVDKLEEKGLVHRLRSQDDRRVINIVTTDRGSSFYREIKDLHEKFIIDTLDFLSPEEMNNVKCILTRVEEQLTSSVSRQSPVAVADTDPK, from the coding sequence ATGGATGAAGAAAGAAAGCAGTCAAGTCTTGAGCTATGGAGGCTAATAACCTCAATAAACAAAACATGGTCAAGGCAGGTTGAGAAGAGGCTCTCCGACAATGGACTGTCAATAATGGAGTTCAGGATTCTAAAAACCCTCAATAACCAGGGGCCACAACCCATGATAAGGCTGGCCGAAGCCAACATGATCACTCAGGGGTGGGTCACAAATATTGTTGACAAACTGGAGGAAAAGGGATTGGTTCACCGCCTGAGGAGCCAGGACGACAGGAGGGTTATCAATATCGTGACCACGGACCGTGGTAGCTCTTTTTACAGGGAAATCAAGGATCTGCATGAGAAATTCATCATAGATACACTGGATTTTCTCTCTCCGGAAGAAATGAACAACGTGAAGTGTATACTCACACGGGTTGAGGAGCAGCTCACATCCAGTGTTTCACGGCAGTCACCAGTCGCCGTGGCGGACACAGATCCAAAATAG
- a CDS encoding MFS transporter — MVKYKWVALSNTTMGVLMATINGTITLISLPAIFKGIHLSPFASGSFIYLLWILMGFNIVTAVLLVTFGRLSDIFGRVRLFNFGFAIFTAGSVLLYLTPGTGVAAAQYLVAMRIVQGVGAAFLFSNSSAIITDAFPVNERGKALGINQVAALGGSFIGLILGGVLSVINWRYIFLVSVPVGLFGTIWSMAKLKDTAMKETGQRIDYAGNITFGAGITILLVAVTYGLLPYGKDTTGWSNPLVIASLVVSVALLVAFPFIERRVRQPMFRLSLFRSRAFSAGNFASLLSAVGRGGVMIMLVILLQGIWLPLHGYSYASTPFWAGIAMLPMTAGFMIMGPLSGAISDKHGARVLATAGMFIVGIMFFVLSTMPYNFNYVEFGIALFIMGMGNGMFAAPNTAAIMNSVPAESRGAASGMMTTLRNAGQTASMGMFFTIVIVALAAGMGASFTNALSSLGVSNAAYYGSILGKEPPTIALFSAFLGENPMQTIISASPILASGLHSYTSVLYGKYWFPSALAPAFIGALRDAFYVGMSLSFVAAVVSLLRGKKYVDEGAHYVSDDRGNGPSASSGTVQVQPRDDGISGGPTIKSSNMRR; from the coding sequence ATGGTAAAATATAAGTGGGTTGCGCTTTCCAACACCACAATGGGTGTTTTGATGGCCACCATTAACGGCACCATCACCCTCATATCATTACCTGCAATATTCAAGGGAATACATCTGAGCCCATTTGCCTCGGGGTCTTTCATTTATCTGCTGTGGATCCTCATGGGATTCAACATTGTCACAGCAGTTCTTCTGGTGACATTTGGAAGACTCTCAGATATTTTCGGCAGGGTCAGGTTATTCAATTTTGGTTTTGCAATATTCACGGCCGGTTCGGTTCTGCTCTACCTTACGCCAGGTACCGGCGTGGCGGCAGCCCAGTATCTTGTTGCAATGAGGATAGTGCAGGGAGTCGGTGCGGCTTTCCTGTTTTCGAACAGCTCCGCAATAATCACGGATGCATTTCCTGTCAATGAGAGGGGAAAGGCACTTGGTATCAATCAGGTGGCTGCGCTGGGTGGATCGTTCATTGGGCTGATACTTGGCGGAGTGCTCTCCGTTATCAACTGGAGGTACATATTCCTTGTAAGCGTTCCAGTTGGGTTGTTCGGGACAATCTGGAGCATGGCTAAGCTCAAGGACACCGCAATGAAGGAGACCGGCCAGAGAATAGACTACGCCGGAAATATCACATTCGGCGCAGGCATCACCATTCTGCTTGTAGCTGTGACATACGGTCTCCTTCCATATGGGAAGGACACAACCGGCTGGTCAAATCCGCTTGTCATTGCATCGCTGGTGGTCAGTGTGGCACTGCTTGTTGCGTTTCCCTTCATTGAAAGAAGGGTCAGGCAGCCCATGTTCAGGCTCTCTCTTTTCAGGAGCAGGGCATTTTCTGCCGGTAATTTTGCATCGCTTCTTTCCGCTGTTGGAAGAGGTGGTGTCATGATCATGCTGGTCATACTTCTACAGGGAATCTGGCTACCGCTTCACGGGTACTCCTATGCATCCACGCCATTCTGGGCCGGGATAGCCATGCTTCCAATGACTGCCGGATTTATGATAATGGGGCCTTTATCAGGCGCAATTTCTGACAAGCATGGGGCAAGAGTCCTTGCCACTGCGGGTATGTTCATAGTGGGAATCATGTTCTTTGTGCTGTCCACAATGCCCTACAATTTCAACTATGTGGAATTCGGGATAGCTCTGTTCATAATGGGAATGGGAAATGGAATGTTTGCTGCCCCAAATACGGCCGCCATAATGAATTCAGTTCCAGCTGAATCAAGGGGGGCCGCCTCCGGCATGATGACCACACTCCGGAATGCAGGTCAGACGGCAAGCATGGGGATGTTCTTCACAATAGTGATAGTTGCTTTGGCAGCTGGCATGGGTGCGTCGTTCACCAATGCTCTGTCATCCCTTGGCGTGTCAAATGCGGCCTATTATGGCTCAATTCTGGGCAAAGAGCCCCCCACCATAGCCCTCTTCTCAGCTTTCCTTGGAGAAAATCCAATGCAGACAATAATATCTGCTAGTCCCATCCTTGCGAGCGGCCTTCACAGCTATACTTCAGTACTGTATGGAAAGTACTGGTTCCCCAGTGCTCTGGCTCCAGCATTCATAGGTGCACTTAGAGATGCATTCTACGTTGGAATGTCCTTGTCCTTCGTTGCTGCGGTTGTGTCCCTGCTTAGGGGAAAGAAATATGTGGATGAAGGGGCGCATTATGTTTCCGATGACCGTGGAAATGGCCCCTCTGCTTCATCCGGAACAGTTCAGGTACAACCCCGTGATGATGGGATTTCAGGTGGGCCGACAATAAAGTCGTCAAACATGAGGAGGTAA
- a CDS encoding HAD family hydrolase, producing the protein MEAGFLRPALFIDRDGTINRDCPYCHDPAQLHVFRNAVRVMKHYQQRGFFIIIITNQSGVNRGYFTEDDLGRFNTALIKRLAHMGVRIDAIYYCPHRPDEGCRCRKPGTGLIEKAMQDFPIDLEHSVMVGDRDDVDGEMARRLGIEFLDISRAKLF; encoded by the coding sequence ATGGAAGCAGGTTTCCTGAGGCCTGCCCTGTTCATAGATCGTGATGGTACAATCAACAGGGACTGTCCTTACTGCCACGATCCAGCGCAGCTGCACGTTTTCAGAAATGCCGTCCGTGTCATGAAACACTATCAGCAGAGAGGTTTCTTTATTATCATTATAACCAACCAGTCCGGCGTGAATCGAGGTTATTTCACTGAAGATGATCTGGGGAGATTCAACACAGCCCTCATAAAGCGCCTGGCACACATGGGTGTCAGAATAGATGCCATTTACTACTGCCCGCACAGGCCAGATGAGGGATGCAGATGCAGGAAGCCAGGGACAGGGCTCATAGAAAAGGCAATGCAGGATTTTCCAATAGATCTGGAGCATTCAGTGATGGTGGGCGATAGGGATGATGTGGATGGGGAAATGGCAAGGCGCCTCGGGATCGAATTTCTGGACATTTCACGTGCCAAACTGTTCTGA
- a CDS encoding MTH1187 family thiamine-binding protein, translated as MIIADVTFYPVGKGESAGDTIRRAVEIMEKSGVHCYPNSMATVLEAATLDEIFNAIKSAESEILRNGFKRVETIIKIDHRTDKENTVKHKLDRIGVSH; from the coding sequence ATGATAATTGCAGATGTCACATTCTATCCGGTAGGGAAAGGAGAATCAGCCGGGGATACTATCCGCAGGGCCGTAGAAATCATGGAAAAGTCAGGAGTACACTGCTATCCAAACAGCATGGCAACAGTCCTGGAAGCAGCCACCCTGGATGAGATATTCAATGCCATAAAGAGTGCTGAAAGCGAGATACTCAGAAATGGGTTCAAACGGGTGGAGACCATAATAAAGATAGACCACAGGACGGATAAGGAAAACACGGTGAAGCACAAACTGGATCGCATAGGGGTTTCCCACTGA
- a CDS encoding radical SAM protein, whose translation MQNNVGPYVPSLVFIETTKACEYSCRHCRAESQSEPLPDELTTAELKDTLDQIRGLSDTPPEVVITGGDFLLRKDIREIISHASSISLPFSASPAGSPLLTGDFMEFLRSHGVRSMSLSLDGIDEGTHDWLRRIPGSFDLTLNLIIEAKRMGINAQVNTTVIKRNIMELPNLVSILRDVGITTWEVFFLIKTGRGIKVEDISPDEYMQVNRWLADLRDYGINIRTVEGPVFRVIKKIQEIQPEAVGMDLYQKLRKATIDLIGMPDHVRPSSGAAPPPRHFRGTLFIGYNGDVYPSGLFTAKLGSIRRSSLRDIISQGVDYLDPRNSGKLQGRCGRCEFREMCGGSRARALAYTGNPFAEDPACLYVPGMKMREVEERQH comes from the coding sequence ATGCAAAATAATGTAGGCCCATATGTTCCATCCCTGGTGTTCATTGAGACCACAAAGGCGTGCGAGTATTCGTGCCGGCACTGCAGGGCCGAATCACAGAGTGAACCTCTTCCAGACGAACTTACAACGGCAGAACTCAAGGATACACTGGATCAGATCAGGGGGCTGTCCGATACCCCTCCTGAGGTGGTAATAACAGGCGGTGACTTTCTTCTCAGGAAAGATATCAGGGAGATAATATCCCATGCCAGCAGCATCAGCCTCCCATTTTCTGCCAGTCCTGCAGGTTCTCCTCTCCTTACCGGCGACTTCATGGAGTTTCTGAGGTCCCATGGAGTCCGATCAATGTCCCTAAGCCTTGATGGAATTGATGAAGGCACACACGACTGGCTGAGAAGAATTCCCGGGAGCTTTGATCTCACTCTGAATCTCATCATTGAGGCTAAGAGGATGGGGATTAACGCCCAGGTCAACACAACGGTCATCAAGAGAAATATCATGGAGCTTCCCAACCTTGTTTCCATCCTGAGGGATGTTGGAATAACCACGTGGGAAGTTTTCTTCCTCATAAAGACAGGCAGGGGAATAAAGGTCGAAGATATTTCGCCAGATGAGTATATGCAGGTTAACAGGTGGCTTGCCGATCTCAGGGATTACGGGATCAATATCAGGACAGTTGAAGGGCCTGTATTCCGTGTGATCAAGAAGATACAGGAGATACAACCTGAAGCAGTTGGCATGGACCTTTACCAGAAACTCAGGAAAGCTACAATTGATCTCATAGGGATGCCGGATCATGTCAGGCCATCGTCAGGCGCTGCGCCTCCACCCAGGCATTTCAGAGGGACACTTTTCATCGGATACAATGGGGATGTTTATCCATCCGGTCTGTTTACCGCAAAGCTTGGTAGCATAAGGAGATCAAGCCTGAGGGACATAATAAGCCAGGGTGTGGACTATCTTGACCCCAGAAACTCAGGGAAGCTTCAGGGCAGATGCGGAAGATGCGAATTCAGGGAAATGTGCGGTGGTTCACGGGCAAGAGCACTGGCATATACCGGAAACCCATTTGCGGAAGACCCTGCATGCCTTTATGTGCCCGGAATGAAAATGAGGGAGGTGGAAGAACGCCAACATTAG
- a CDS encoding gamma-glutamyltransferase family protein produces the protein MRTRPNAISSKGIVASSSLQASIIGSRILERGGNVVDAAIATSAALAVTQNNLCGLGGDMFALVRVEGKGITDVNGSGPSGSRATIDLYESMGIKDMPQRGEYSAITVPGLVRGWEAIHSKFGSMEFRDLIMPAIKLAADGFPVTHNYSASIAVSSRLLAKYNWRDLFMPDGGVPEPGEIFRQKDLASTLGEIASDGPSAFYDGHLQEKIISGLEKHETLIDTEDFIKHRTTIGNPLSTDFAGTKIYETSPNSQGATVLLWLNILKEMREDPERISMDDMVKSGLIAYGERAKWITDPAFRAIPPGFLSQSFARDVLERGSDRPSGNAVSDRGDTTYFTVADADGNAVSMIQSNYMGFGSGIVPDGTGFVMQNRGAYFTLNREHHNALAPGKRTFHTLCASMGERDGRLAFSLGTMGGDIQPQIHVQMMKSILLDHMDMQLALDTPRWAVPYTIYENPSSIIYEHSMDNEKVNALKRIMDTLPVNGLSSQFGHAQGIMSVGDGVIMGGADPRGDGVAIPVL, from the coding sequence ATGCGCACCAGACCAAATGCAATATCTTCAAAGGGCATCGTAGCTTCCTCAAGTCTTCAGGCCTCCATTATTGGCTCCAGGATTCTTGAAAGGGGGGGCAACGTTGTGGATGCCGCAATCGCCACAAGTGCTGCTCTTGCAGTTACACAGAACAACCTCTGCGGACTTGGCGGGGACATGTTTGCACTTGTCAGGGTCGAAGGGAAGGGAATCACCGATGTCAATGGCAGCGGGCCATCCGGATCACGAGCCACAATTGACCTGTATGAAAGCATGGGCATAAAAGATATGCCACAGAGGGGTGAGTATTCTGCAATCACTGTTCCAGGCCTTGTCCGTGGCTGGGAAGCCATCCACAGTAAATTCGGGTCTATGGAATTCAGGGACCTTATCATGCCTGCAATAAAACTAGCAGCTGATGGTTTTCCTGTTACCCATAATTATTCGGCTTCCATTGCAGTTTCATCCCGTCTTCTTGCAAAGTACAACTGGCGGGACCTCTTTATGCCTGATGGAGGAGTTCCGGAGCCAGGAGAGATATTCAGGCAGAAGGATCTGGCATCCACACTTGGTGAGATAGCCTCGGACGGGCCGTCAGCGTTCTATGACGGGCACCTGCAGGAAAAGATCATTTCCGGGCTGGAAAAACATGAGACCCTCATTGACACGGAGGATTTCATCAAGCACAGAACAACCATAGGAAACCCTCTTTCAACGGACTTTGCCGGTACAAAGATATATGAAACCTCCCCAAACAGCCAGGGGGCAACAGTGCTTCTGTGGCTCAATATATTGAAGGAGATGCGGGAAGATCCAGAGAGGATAAGCATGGATGACATGGTAAAATCAGGCCTGATTGCATATGGAGAGAGGGCAAAGTGGATAACAGATCCGGCCTTCAGGGCAATTCCACCCGGTTTTCTCTCACAATCATTTGCAAGGGACGTTCTTGAGCGAGGATCTGACAGGCCTTCCGGCAATGCTGTTTCAGACAGGGGTGACACCACGTACTTCACCGTTGCTGATGCGGATGGGAATGCCGTCTCAATGATACAGAGCAACTACATGGGATTTGGGTCAGGCATAGTTCCGGACGGAACGGGGTTTGTAATGCAGAATAGAGGTGCATATTTCACATTGAACAGGGAACATCACAATGCGCTTGCTCCTGGGAAGCGGACTTTCCACACTCTGTGTGCCTCAATGGGTGAGAGGGACGGAAGACTCGCCTTCTCACTGGGAACAATGGGGGGAGACATACAGCCACAGATTCACGTTCAGATGATGAAGAGTATTCTGCTGGACCATATGGATATGCAGCTTGCCCTTGATACACCAAGGTGGGCTGTTCCGTATACTATTTATGAAAACCCCTCCAGCATTATTTATGAACATTCTATGGACAATGAAAAGGTCAACGCACTGAAAAGAATCATGGACACCCTCCCTGTAAATGGTCTGTCATCACAGTTTGGGCACGCTCAGGGAATCATGTCTGTGGGAGACGGCGTGATTATGGGCGGTGCTGATCCGAGGGGAGACGGTGTGGCAATACCGGTTCTCTGA
- a CDS encoding FAD-dependent oxidoreductase, which produces MPENNYDIIVIGAASAGLTAALYLARQSLNVLVISKDIGGQALLTDDIQNYPGFMKIGGFDLMNKFQEQAASYGARFEYDEVREAVKLPDGNFKVSTTLGSFTATSLILAFGKTPRNLDVPGEEEFRGRGVSYCAVCDGPLFRNSEIGVVGSGDHVLQAASYLSSLASRLHVVYRGSRVPQDDELYIQLKEMPNVEFHMNSTVSRIKGDIAVDSIEVTPINGGTSRDIKVRGIFVEMGYVARTDFIKDLVKLNSNKEVVTDKLGRTSTEGVFAAGDVTDVPYKQAVISAGQGATAALSAFNYIQSKRGKMAVANDWKNVKPRVPESKVP; this is translated from the coding sequence ATGCCTGAGAACAATTATGACATCATAGTCATCGGTGCAGCTTCGGCTGGGTTAACAGCTGCGCTGTACCTTGCGAGGCAGTCGCTTAACGTGCTTGTTATATCCAAGGATATCGGCGGGCAGGCTCTGCTTACAGATGATATACAGAATTATCCCGGGTTCATGAAGATCGGCGGCTTTGATCTCATGAACAAATTCCAGGAGCAGGCTGCCTCCTATGGCGCCAGGTTCGAATATGATGAGGTACGCGAGGCCGTGAAGCTTCCAGATGGGAATTTCAAGGTTTCAACTACCCTTGGCAGCTTTACTGCCACTTCACTGATTCTTGCATTCGGAAAAACTCCCAGGAATCTGGATGTTCCGGGAGAGGAGGAGTTCAGGGGGCGCGGCGTTTCCTATTGCGCCGTCTGCGATGGCCCACTTTTCAGGAACTCTGAGATCGGTGTTGTGGGTTCTGGAGATCATGTACTTCAGGCAGCGTCATACCTTTCGAGCCTTGCCTCCCGGCTTCATGTTGTGTACAGGGGCTCCAGGGTACCACAGGATGATGAACTTTACATCCAGCTCAAGGAAATGCCCAATGTGGAATTCCACATGAATTCCACCGTCAGCAGAATCAAGGGCGACATTGCTGTTGATTCAATAGAGGTAACACCCATCAACGGCGGTACATCCAGGGATATCAAGGTCAGAGGCATCTTCGTGGAAATGGGTTACGTTGCAAGAACTGATTTCATCAAGGACCTGGTGAAGCTGAACAGCAATAAGGAGGTAGTGACGGACAAGCTGGGCAGGACCTCAACTGAAGGAGTTTTCGCAGCGGGAGACGTTACCGATGTACCTTACAAGCAGGCGGTAATTTCCGCTGGCCAGGGTGCAACTGCTGCCCTCTCGGCTTTCAACTACATACAATCAAAGCGGGGGAAAATGGCCGTTGCAAACGATTGGAAGAACGTCAAGCCACGGGTTCCGGAATCAAAGGTTCCCTGA
- the trxA gene encoding thioredoxin produces MDTDNIDQIREKMLREMMTPNNSNGDKAPVNTKPIELNDRTFTGEVAKHDLMVVDFWAPWCGPCQYVSPIVEELARDYAGKVAFGKLNVDDNPMVSTQFRVMSIPTIMFFKKGRLVDMQIGAVPKQFLDQKIKKHMAQ; encoded by the coding sequence ATGGATACTGACAACATAGATCAGATAAGGGAGAAAATGCTTAGAGAGATGATGACACCAAATAATTCAAATGGAGATAAGGCACCTGTCAACACAAAGCCAATTGAACTCAATGATCGCACCTTTACGGGCGAGGTTGCCAAGCACGACCTTATGGTGGTGGATTTCTGGGCACCATGGTGCGGGCCATGCCAGTACGTTTCCCCCATAGTGGAGGAGCTGGCAAGAGATTATGCAGGAAAAGTTGCGTTCGGCAAGCTTAACGTGGATGACAACCCCATGGTTTCCACACAGTTCAGGGTAATGAGCATACCAACAATCATGTTCTTCAAGAAGGGCAGGCTTGTGGATATGCAGATCGGTGCTGTTCCGAAGCAGTTCCTTGACCAGAAGATAAAGAAACACATGGCCCAGTGA
- a CDS encoding helix-turn-helix domain-containing protein, with product MASLMSLTKSSARCSDLLCCFYDLNELESRLFYTVAARPGITLDDLSVRMGRDRSTVFRCLQKLSSVGLIYREMDSLDRGGRISRYYPSDFGEIRKMVEGRIDALKASMQKLLDDFEKRMKIEMEIFSE from the coding sequence ATGGCGTCACTGATGTCCCTCACAAAATCTTCAGCAAGATGTTCCGACCTTCTCTGCTGCTTCTATGATCTCAACGAGCTTGAATCAAGGCTGTTCTACACCGTGGCTGCGAGGCCTGGGATAACTCTCGATGATCTGTCTGTAAGGATGGGCAGAGACAGGAGCACAGTTTTTCGGTGCCTCCAGAAACTTTCTTCTGTGGGCCTCATTTACAGGGAGATGGATAGCCTTGACCGTGGAGGACGAATTTCAAGGTACTATCCCAGCGATTTTGGAGAAATACGAAAGATGGTTGAAGGGAGGATCGATGCCCTGAAGGCAAGCATGCAGAAGCTCCTGGACGACTTCGAAAAGCGTATGAAAATTGAGATGGAAATATTCTCCGAATGA
- a CDS encoding SRPBCC domain-containing protein, which translates to MDFEGNFYSSLSAGETTAYLSDFRKVSACLPGVESVEMQGNQCVTKIRFDVSEMGHSYISTLSGRIKAHYENSDSHHVVISASGRVAGASLKILLDISVSESEEKTIAYWKASVDFGILMKVMGEKNIASIAEVNISRIMSCIGRAINPI; encoded by the coding sequence TTGGACTTTGAAGGCAATTTTTACAGTTCCCTCTCCGCCGGAGAAACCACTGCATACCTGTCAGATTTCAGGAAGGTTTCCGCATGCCTACCGGGCGTAGAATCCGTGGAAATGCAGGGGAACCAGTGCGTTACAAAGATAAGGTTTGACGTCAGTGAGATGGGACATTCTTACATATCAACGCTCAGCGGAAGAATAAAGGCTCATTATGAGAACTCTGACAGCCATCACGTGGTGATTTCAGCATCGGGAAGAGTTGCCGGTGCGTCCCTTAAAATTCTTCTGGACATATCCGTCAGTGAATCAGAGGAGAAAACCATTGCATACTGGAAAGCATCAGTGGATTTCGGCATTCTCATGAAGGTCATGGGAGAAAAGAACATTGCATCAATTGCCGAGGTGAATATCAGCAGAATAATGTCCTGCATTGGCAGGGCAATAAATCCAATCTAG